Proteins encoded in a region of the Saccharothrix ecbatanensis genome:
- a CDS encoding S8 family serine peptidase: MARPSLAIATAIGLFAALSPTTQQPLDATPASIAPELVAQVQATSAGEPVQALLMLPNAELSGDRDEVLATLHDHAAGTQAEVAEAIGETATVVNRFWLTNMLLVEFPADTDTLNSLAAVPGVEQVIPNFTMTAPDPVTSTAAVTPAAELTWGLQKIGAGRVWDELGVNGSGVRIATLDTGVDVSHPDLVGKMVTDNAGDPKYPGGWMEFDTTGNRVASAPRDSAYHGTHVAGTIHGGATSGTAIGVAPGAEMMHGLVIPGGSGSFAQVAAGMQWAVAPVDAAGNPAGRQADVVSMSLGGNGFHAVMIQPTRAIRALGSFPAFAIGNNCGTFGTASPGNVYEAVAVGATDSSDSVASFSCGAVVRKDQWTSPPADWPATWVKPDISAPGVDVHSASPGGGYRTLSGTSMATPHTAGAVALMLSAAGDMPVSDVLNVLADTAFWDDRYAGAPPDTRFGKGRINAYEATRFVALNSGVQGKVTNAASGSPVSGSTVRIEPGGRTVTTGADGTFTSRLEPGDYTVAVEAFGFEKATANVTVAPDSFATVDVVLTPAPFGRVTGAASLDVSGAGIPGVAVKVLGVPTDLSAVTGADGKYTINNVPAGTYRISASYPAFRSPGEVEVTVVAGEAATADFAFGAPPRTVAIVDSSESRANQYRDVVFAPRGIATAYYNWTELDKAAQHATVVLGYGLTSNYDQARFQAFLDATDANGTGVIFTDHANSTGNGIRQLSKHTGQPASTGYNSGGSTSAVSYYEVTSAHPIFDGYAVGDRIPLDDSTRAKWVAWFDGYSGEGRQTIAGLGRTVDGVMGGGIGVDQRAKNRHVLLSLHGVSATRGPGDWTTQSTDLFLNAIDWASPAPDPKQPYYAVHDLKVSPGLVKASENVTVTVQVKNVGSSAGTYNAVLKVGGAVHTTTPVQLTAGQSKTVTWTVDPDKLGTFAVEVGHLTGSFRVRAPRVDLAVSTVEAPGAAAVGPLAGATVELISGGQLRGLGKTDGAGKLSFEIPDTVGRYTLVVRKPTPEGGGDAYLLHRVITVIDDDAISFTPRVLAGAQAASIGENFAVRANIALDAADQRHTGSVFLRPSGTAPHGYRFEPGKLVATLDKYEAVTVHSVKHLEQDWFLPSTKVGGLDWTTPYDVPFTFGGPAKVSVGDVVVGADGQAAVDWSVTDAHGVPFATVMASAVRPFLSLPERVALEDVEGLVRAAAPNELKPVLRLFAPDGSPVRAGSINWNARPYTFTVAPGTPNGAYRLALDVNTGGYSGDLTGEAKLRVGPEPVANVSVTDTRGTFAPETHTQYDVRAVNSGTADSGPMAWTVRIATGHALAPKDVVLRLKVGDKWQRVALTHDGGALVGTVVADAAVAAGAEHTWRMSLLLRTAGTYTVTDTFAGGGISVTNADELVVAAPVGVR; encoded by the coding sequence ATGGCGAGACCTTCACTCGCCATCGCCACCGCCATCGGGCTGTTCGCCGCACTGTCTCCCACCACCCAGCAACCGCTGGACGCCACCCCCGCGTCCATCGCGCCCGAACTCGTCGCACAGGTCCAGGCGACCTCCGCGGGCGAGCCGGTGCAGGCGCTGCTGATGCTCCCGAACGCCGAACTGTCCGGCGACCGCGACGAGGTCCTCGCCACCCTGCACGACCACGCGGCCGGTACTCAGGCCGAGGTCGCCGAGGCCATCGGTGAGACCGCGACCGTGGTGAACCGCTTCTGGCTCACCAACATGCTGCTGGTCGAGTTCCCCGCGGACACCGACACGCTCAACTCGCTCGCCGCCGTGCCAGGCGTGGAGCAGGTGATCCCGAACTTCACGATGACCGCGCCCGATCCCGTCACGAGCACCGCAGCCGTCACCCCGGCCGCCGAACTCACCTGGGGTCTCCAGAAGATCGGCGCGGGCCGGGTCTGGGACGAACTCGGTGTCAACGGCAGCGGCGTCCGCATCGCCACGCTGGACACCGGCGTCGACGTCAGCCACCCCGACCTCGTCGGCAAGATGGTGACCGACAACGCCGGCGACCCCAAGTACCCCGGTGGCTGGATGGAGTTCGACACGACGGGCAACCGCGTCGCCTCCGCGCCGCGCGACTCCGCCTACCACGGCACCCACGTGGCGGGCACCATCCACGGCGGCGCGACCTCCGGCACCGCGATCGGTGTCGCACCCGGCGCCGAGATGATGCACGGCCTGGTGATCCCCGGCGGTAGCGGCTCGTTCGCACAGGTCGCCGCGGGCATGCAGTGGGCCGTCGCGCCGGTCGACGCGGCGGGCAACCCCGCCGGACGGCAGGCCGACGTGGTCAGCATGTCGTTGGGCGGCAACGGTTTCCACGCCGTGATGATCCAGCCGACGCGCGCGATCCGCGCACTCGGCTCGTTCCCCGCCTTCGCCATCGGCAACAACTGCGGCACGTTCGGCACGGCGAGCCCCGGCAACGTGTACGAAGCGGTCGCCGTCGGCGCCACCGACAGCTCCGACAGCGTCGCGTCGTTCTCCTGCGGCGCCGTCGTGCGCAAGGACCAGTGGACCAGCCCGCCCGCCGACTGGCCCGCCACCTGGGTGAAGCCGGACATCTCCGCACCCGGTGTCGACGTGCACTCGGCGTCGCCGGGCGGCGGTTACCGGACCCTGTCCGGCACCTCGATGGCCACCCCGCACACCGCGGGCGCCGTCGCGCTGATGCTGTCGGCCGCCGGCGACATGCCCGTGTCCGACGTGCTGAACGTGCTGGCGGACACGGCCTTCTGGGACGACCGCTACGCCGGCGCACCGCCGGACACCCGGTTCGGCAAGGGCCGGATCAACGCCTACGAGGCGACGCGGTTCGTCGCGCTGAACTCGGGCGTGCAGGGCAAGGTCACCAACGCCGCGTCCGGCTCGCCGGTCTCCGGCAGCACCGTCCGGATCGAGCCTGGTGGCCGCACCGTCACCACCGGCGCGGACGGCACGTTCACCAGCAGGCTCGAACCGGGTGACTACACCGTCGCCGTCGAGGCGTTCGGGTTCGAGAAGGCCACGGCGAACGTCACGGTCGCGCCCGATTCCTTCGCCACGGTCGACGTCGTGCTCACACCGGCGCCCTTCGGCCGCGTCACGGGCGCCGCGAGCCTCGACGTGTCCGGCGCCGGCATCCCCGGTGTCGCGGTCAAGGTGCTCGGCGTGCCGACGGACCTCTCCGCGGTGACCGGCGCCGACGGCAAGTACACGATCAACAACGTGCCCGCGGGCACCTACCGGATCAGCGCGTCGTACCCGGCGTTCCGGTCGCCCGGCGAGGTCGAGGTGACCGTCGTCGCGGGTGAGGCGGCCACGGCCGACTTCGCCTTCGGCGCGCCGCCGCGCACGGTGGCGATCGTGGACAGCTCCGAGTCGCGGGCCAACCAGTACCGCGACGTCGTGTTCGCGCCACGCGGTATCGCGACGGCCTACTACAACTGGACCGAGCTGGACAAGGCGGCGCAGCACGCGACCGTCGTGCTCGGCTACGGCCTGACGTCGAACTACGACCAGGCCCGGTTCCAGGCGTTCCTCGACGCGACGGACGCCAACGGCACCGGCGTGATCTTCACCGACCACGCCAACTCGACCGGCAACGGCATCCGGCAGCTGTCCAAGCACACCGGGCAGCCGGCGTCGACCGGGTACAACTCGGGCGGCAGCACGTCGGCCGTGTCGTACTACGAGGTGACCTCGGCGCACCCGATCTTCGACGGGTACGCGGTGGGCGACCGCATCCCGCTCGACGACAGCACGCGGGCGAAGTGGGTGGCGTGGTTCGACGGCTACTCCGGTGAGGGCAGGCAGACCATCGCCGGCCTCGGCCGGACGGTCGACGGCGTGATGGGCGGCGGCATCGGCGTCGACCAGCGGGCCAAGAACCGGCACGTGCTGCTGTCGCTGCACGGTGTGTCGGCGACCAGGGGCCCTGGCGACTGGACGACGCAGTCGACCGACCTGTTCCTCAACGCGATCGATTGGGCGTCGCCTGCTCCGGACCCGAAGCAGCCGTACTACGCCGTGCACGACCTGAAGGTGTCGCCGGGTCTGGTGAAGGCCAGCGAGAACGTCACGGTGACCGTCCAGGTCAAGAACGTCGGTTCGTCGGCGGGCACCTACAACGCGGTGCTCAAGGTCGGCGGCGCGGTCCACACGACCACGCCGGTGCAGTTGACGGCCGGCCAGTCGAAGACCGTCACGTGGACGGTCGACCCCGACAAGCTGGGCACGTTCGCGGTCGAAGTCGGGCACCTGACCGGCTCGTTCCGGGTGCGGGCGCCACGCGTCGACCTCGCGGTGTCCACGGTGGAGGCACCGGGCGCCGCCGCGGTCGGTCCGCTCGCCGGGGCGACCGTCGAGCTGATCAGCGGTGGTCAGCTCCGCGGGCTCGGGAAGACCGACGGCGCGGGCAAGCTGTCGTTCGAGATCCCGGACACGGTCGGCAGGTACACCCTCGTGGTGCGCAAGCCGACGCCCGAAGGTGGCGGCGACGCCTACCTGCTGCACCGGGTCATCACCGTGATCGACGACGACGCGATCTCGTTCACGCCCAGGGTGTTGGCGGGCGCGCAGGCCGCGTCCATCGGCGAGAACTTCGCCGTCCGGGCGAACATCGCGCTGGACGCCGCCGACCAGCGGCACACCGGCTCGGTGTTCCTGCGGCCGTCGGGCACCGCGCCACACGGGTACCGCTTCGAACCGGGCAAGCTGGTGGCGACCCTGGACAAGTACGAAGCGGTCACCGTGCACTCGGTGAAGCACCTCGAACAGGACTGGTTCCTGCCGAGCACGAAGGTCGGCGGACTCGACTGGACCACCCCGTACGACGTCCCGTTCACCTTCGGCGGTCCCGCGAAGGTCTCGGTCGGCGACGTCGTGGTCGGCGCGGACGGTCAGGCCGCGGTGGACTGGTCGGTGACCGACGCGCACGGCGTGCCGTTCGCGACGGTGATGGCCTCCGCCGTGCGGCCGTTCCTGAGCCTCCCCGAGCGGGTGGCGCTGGAGGACGTCGAGGGCCTGGTCCGGGCCGCGGCGCCGAACGAGCTGAAGCCGGTCCTGCGGCTGTTCGCGCCGGACGGCAGCCCGGTGCGGGCCGGTTCGATCAACTGGAACGCGCGGCCGTACACGTTCACGGTCGCGCCGGGGACGCCGAACGGGGCGTACCGGTTGGCGCTGGACGTGAATACCGGCGGCTACTCCGGTGACCTCACCGGTGAAGCCAAGCTCAGGGTCGGGCCGGAACCGGTGGCCAACGTGTCCGTGACGGACACGCGGGGCACGTTCGCACCGGAAACGCACACGCAGTACGACGTGCGTGCGGTCAACAGCGGCACCGCCGACTCCGGGCCCATGGCCTGGACCGTGCGGATCGCGACCGGCCACGCACTGGCGCCGAAGGACGTGGTCCTGCGGCTGAAGGTGGGCGACAAGTGGCAACGCGTGGCGCTCACCCACGACGGCGGTGCGCTGGTCGGCACTGTCGTGGCCGACGCGGCGGTGGCCGCCGGGGCCGAACACACGTGGCGGATGTCGTTGCTGCTGCGCACAGCCGGCACCTACACGGTCACTGACACGTTCGCGGGCGGCGGCATCTCCGTCACCAACGCCGACGAACTGGTCGTGGCCGCACCGGTGGGCGTCCGGTAG
- a CDS encoding helix-turn-helix transcriptional regulator → MGEADQSMAHISAVAALDEPTRRRLYDFVVRHPAPASRDEVAEATGVPRTTVAFHLDRMVAEGLLEVVHERRTGRTGPGAGRPAKLYRRSAEQIAVSLPDRHYELAGLLLADAVAEAETSGEPPRTVLHRRARDVGKDLGETARAATPATEDGLLTVMRALEDFGFEPRADDPGTSIVLGNCPFHKLARQHTELVCGMNLCLLDGLLDGLATTGLTARLAPAAGHCCVRLDPATR, encoded by the coding sequence ATGGGTGAGGCCGACCAGTCCATGGCGCACATCTCCGCCGTCGCGGCGCTCGACGAACCGACCCGCCGCCGGCTGTACGACTTCGTCGTGCGCCACCCCGCGCCGGCGAGCCGTGACGAGGTCGCCGAGGCCACCGGAGTACCGCGCACCACGGTCGCGTTCCACCTCGACCGGATGGTCGCCGAAGGACTGTTGGAAGTCGTCCACGAGCGGCGCACCGGCCGTACCGGTCCCGGCGCGGGCCGGCCGGCGAAGCTGTACCGGCGGTCCGCCGAACAGATCGCGGTCTCGCTGCCCGACCGGCACTACGAACTGGCCGGGCTCCTGCTGGCCGACGCCGTCGCCGAAGCCGAGACCTCCGGCGAACCGCCGCGCACCGTCCTGCACCGACGCGCCCGTGACGTCGGCAAGGACCTGGGTGAGACAGCCCGAGCCGCCACCCCGGCCACCGAGGACGGCCTGCTCACCGTGATGAGGGCGCTGGAGGACTTCGGGTTCGAGCCACGCGCCGACGATCCCGGCACCTCGATCGTCCTGGGCAACTGCCCCTTCCACAAACTGGCCCGGCAGCACACCGAGCTCGTGTGCGGCATGAACCTCTGCCTGCTCGACGGCCTGCTCGACGGGCTCGCCACGACCGGACTGACCGCCCGACTCGCCCCCGCGGCGGGCCATTGCTGCGTGCGCCTCGACCCGGCGACCAGGTAG
- the folE gene encoding GTP cyclohydrolase I FolE: MEAAQRAVADLLTALGRNPGSDHLVDTPRRVAHAYAEMLTPREFDLTTFPNDEGYDELVLARGIPVQSLCEHHLLPFHGVAHVGYLPGERILGLSKLARVVELFARDLQVQERLTKQVADWLLEHLAPRGVGVVIEAEHLCMSLRGVRATGSRTVTSAMLGMLRDDARTRQEFLAMAGVSR, encoded by the coding sequence CTGGAAGCGGCACAGCGGGCGGTGGCCGACCTGCTCACCGCGCTCGGCCGGAACCCGGGGTCGGACCACCTGGTCGACACGCCCAGGCGGGTCGCCCACGCCTACGCGGAGATGCTCACGCCGCGCGAGTTCGACCTGACGACCTTCCCGAACGACGAGGGCTACGACGAACTCGTTCTGGCTCGCGGCATCCCGGTCCAATCGCTGTGCGAGCACCACCTGCTGCCGTTCCACGGTGTCGCCCACGTGGGTTACCTGCCGGGGGAGCGCATCCTGGGCCTCTCGAAGCTCGCCCGCGTGGTCGAGTTGTTCGCCCGCGACCTCCAGGTGCAGGAACGACTGACCAAGCAGGTGGCGGACTGGCTGCTGGAACACCTGGCGCCCAGGGGTGTCGGCGTCGTGATCGAAGCCGAGCACCTGTGCATGTCATTGCGTGGCGTCCGCGCCACCGGCTCGCGCACCGTCACGTCCGCCATGCTGGGCATGCTCCGTGACGACGCGCGCACGCGGCAGGAGTTCCTGGCCATGGCCGGCGTCTCGAGGTGA
- a CDS encoding TerC/Alx family metal homeostasis membrane protein gives MSAAVPASSVESVGSPGLWLISIIVLVALLVADFAVTHRPHEVSMREAAGWSVFYLALPVVFGAWLWNAFGSDRALEFMTGFVVEKSLSVDNLFVFMLLLAAFAVPSDVQQRVLLYGIVGALVLRGVFIAAGAAMLAAGTWAFLVFGLILFASAVKVLHHAITGLVVEPDVSRMRSVRLLSRLMPVTDHYHGAHVTVRQQGRRALTPLAVVVVAVFATDVVFAVDSVPAVYGITEDPYLVFATNAFALLGLRALYFVLHTALAKLVHLNHGLAIILAFIGVKLVLHWAHGIWPAVPEIPTPVSLAVIIVVLAVVTLTSLTSLRRADARTHPPGDKTTSPLD, from the coding sequence CTGTCAGCGGCAGTGCCGGCGAGTTCGGTGGAATCCGTCGGGTCGCCGGGCTTGTGGTTGATCAGCATCATCGTCCTGGTGGCGCTCTTGGTCGCCGACTTCGCGGTCACCCACCGCCCGCACGAGGTGTCGATGCGGGAGGCCGCCGGCTGGTCGGTGTTCTACCTCGCCCTGCCGGTGGTGTTCGGGGCCTGGCTGTGGAACGCCTTCGGCAGCGACCGGGCGCTGGAGTTCATGACCGGGTTCGTGGTCGAGAAGTCCCTGTCGGTGGACAACCTGTTCGTGTTCATGCTGCTGCTCGCCGCCTTCGCCGTCCCGTCCGACGTGCAGCAACGCGTCCTGCTCTACGGCATCGTCGGCGCCCTCGTGCTGCGGGGCGTGTTCATCGCGGCCGGCGCGGCGATGCTGGCGGCCGGGACCTGGGCGTTCCTCGTGTTCGGCCTGATCCTGTTCGCCTCGGCGGTGAAGGTCCTCCACCACGCGATCACCGGCCTCGTGGTCGAGCCGGACGTCTCCCGGATGCGGTCGGTCCGGTTGTTGAGCCGGCTGATGCCGGTCACCGACCACTACCACGGCGCCCACGTGACCGTCCGTCAGCAGGGACGACGCGCGCTCACGCCGTTGGCGGTCGTGGTGGTGGCGGTCTTCGCCACCGACGTGGTGTTCGCCGTCGACTCGGTACCGGCGGTGTACGGCATCACCGAGGACCCGTACCTGGTGTTCGCCACGAACGCCTTCGCCCTGCTCGGGCTGCGCGCGCTGTACTTCGTGCTCCACACCGCGCTCGCCAAGCTCGTCCACCTCAACCACGGGCTGGCGATCATCCTCGCGTTCATCGGGGTGAAGCTGGTGCTGCACTGGGCGCACGGGATCTGGCCGGCCGTGCCGGAGATCCCCACGCCGGTCTCCCTCGCCGTGATCATCGTCGTGCTCGCGGTCGTGACGCTGACCAGCCTGACCAGCCTGCGACGTGCCGACGCTCGCACCCACCCTCCAGGCGACAAGACCACCTCACCACTGGACTGA
- a CDS encoding SMI1/KNR4 family protein produces the protein MDDHLEVLVGELMRMARGTLGPERAGTWQIHVPDRSIPHFRTWPDGGLQIPEAHTEPFSQLLQALDKALRAPGDDRTLVLEVSGDSHGGTEFRHLFTPAPATLDTVVLDPDYRHPNHPLQGMPRPAAARPTGEPTDPEVLRHVGALVTRFTDHYRRQTGRAPEFGTPSTEAELAAAEDEMGLRLPEDVRALYRVIGDDMRESRLLGPFNLLPLPRVVSTYLVSDYPGDTLGAWGWTEELFALSRVVLESDPPGAVRDVSRNDWWVVIAEDFAGNACAVDLDPGPAGRSGQLIVHGADYFGPVGHIAESLTARLEAVVSKLDAGDVEWDGRPRMSLPDGPAEHGATVLIEDRDLADLLAEIPHRDTVQELFLAEGRTLDLRALTATPRVRALFVNGADSVDLRLPESVQCLDLNVREADLSVLRGHPKLWDLTVKGLPVTISDLAGLPSLSYLDLSEADVDDVGALADLDVRALTLNPDQWLRLQAAGRLPKRLAGARRTGRPGITEFTDWSRWLSNADH, from the coding sequence GTGGACGATCATCTCGAAGTGCTCGTCGGTGAACTCATGCGGATGGCACGGGGCACGCTGGGCCCGGAACGCGCCGGGACGTGGCAGATCCATGTCCCCGACCGCAGCATCCCGCACTTCCGCACCTGGCCGGACGGCGGGTTGCAGATCCCCGAAGCGCACACCGAGCCGTTCTCCCAGCTGCTGCAAGCACTGGACAAGGCGCTGCGGGCACCCGGCGACGACCGGACGCTGGTCTTGGAGGTGTCGGGCGACAGCCACGGCGGCACGGAGTTCCGGCACCTGTTCACGCCCGCCCCGGCGACGCTGGACACGGTCGTCCTCGACCCCGACTACCGACACCCGAACCACCCGTTGCAAGGGATGCCACGACCCGCAGCGGCACGGCCGACAGGTGAGCCGACCGATCCCGAAGTGCTGCGGCACGTCGGCGCGCTGGTCACGAGGTTCACCGACCACTACCGCCGGCAGACGGGGCGCGCACCGGAGTTCGGCACGCCGAGCACAGAGGCCGAACTGGCCGCCGCCGAGGACGAGATGGGCCTGCGACTGCCCGAGGACGTGCGGGCGCTGTACCGCGTCATCGGCGACGACATGCGGGAATCCCGCCTGCTGGGCCCCTTCAACCTCCTGCCGCTGCCGAGAGTCGTGTCCACTTATCTCGTGTCCGACTACCCCGGTGACACCCTCGGCGCCTGGGGCTGGACCGAGGAACTGTTCGCCCTGTCACGGGTCGTCCTGGAATCAGACCCGCCGGGCGCGGTGCGGGACGTGTCGCGCAACGACTGGTGGGTCGTGATCGCCGAGGACTTCGCCGGCAACGCGTGCGCCGTCGACCTCGATCCCGGCCCGGCCGGTCGCTCCGGGCAGCTGATCGTCCACGGCGCCGACTACTTCGGACCTGTCGGCCACATCGCGGAATCCCTGACCGCACGGCTGGAAGCGGTCGTCTCGAAGCTGGACGCCGGCGACGTCGAGTGGGACGGGCGTCCGCGCATGTCCCTGCCGGACGGGCCCGCCGAGCACGGAGCGACGGTCCTGATCGAGGACCGCGACCTCGCGGACTTGCTGGCCGAAATCCCCCACCGGGACACCGTGCAGGAACTGTTCCTCGCCGAGGGCCGAACGCTCGACCTGCGCGCCCTGACCGCCACCCCGCGCGTGCGGGCGCTGTTCGTGAACGGCGCCGACAGCGTGGACCTGCGGTTGCCGGAAAGCGTGCAGTGCCTGGACCTCAACGTCCGGGAAGCCGACCTGTCCGTCCTCAGAGGACACCCGAAGCTGTGGGACCTGACCGTGAAAGGCCTCCCTGTCACCATATCCGACCTTGCCGGGCTGCCCTCCTTGTCCTACCTGGACCTGTCCGAAGCCGATGTCGACGACGTCGGGGCGTTGGCCGATCTGGACGTGCGGGCGCTCACCCTGAACCCGGACCAGTGGCTGCGCCTCCAAGCCGCCGGACGGCTGCCGAAACGCCTGGCGGGCGCCCGGCGCACCGGCAGACCGGGCATCACCGAGTTCACCGACTGGTCGCGGTGGTTGTCGAACGCCGATCATTGA
- a CDS encoding DUF3027 domain-containing protein: MRRVDHMTAEFDHVTRNETEMDSIHERWLGDRNRGRGGHEYEESWAGEQCGGCRFWVPLAGRVGHDYGVCANALSPFDGRVRFEHDGCDVFADAGRWLIPEDFG, translated from the coding sequence ATGCGGCGGGTGGACCACATGACAGCTGAGTTCGACCACGTGACCCGCAACGAGACGGAGATGGACTCGATCCACGAGCGGTGGCTCGGCGACCGAAACCGGGGGAGGGGCGGCCATGAGTACGAGGAGTCCTGGGCCGGCGAGCAGTGTGGTGGTTGTCGGTTCTGGGTCCCGTTGGCAGGACGCGTCGGCCACGACTACGGCGTGTGCGCGAACGCGCTGTCGCCGTTCGACGGGCGGGTGCGGTTCGAGCACGACGGCTGTGACGTGTTCGCCGACGCGGGCCGGTGGCTGATCCCGGAGGACTTCGGCTGA
- a CDS encoding DUF6745 domain-containing protein codes for MPIDAERWWRAVALRDAWQAHGLATGPSDRAATEAAISALYQLADRPPPVFTWVDSPRAALRLVPPGPVRHPVRDLSRDVANDIADRWSALRWRLDGVLPSRQWSAWSTENALDALRAGHSPAYIAETHLLAPLLSQVRDRVVRFVRAELGETVGLCWYGQHEVDWIARFEVHRLLGGLSFTDEDSAELELWAVLARSCGWWWPREGHCVVSERPVVTHFEAGDEPRLHNENGPAVAYGDGFALHFWHGTRVPAWVIDDPTHERIAAERNVEVRRCAVERLGWQRFLDGADLALVATAPDPGNHGHELRLYDQPAGWGARQRLLVTVNGSVERDGTRRRYGLRVPAWFDDPVDAAAWTYGLTGTQYALLVRRT; via the coding sequence GTGCCGATCGACGCCGAGCGTTGGTGGCGTGCCGTCGCGTTGCGTGACGCGTGGCAGGCCCACGGGCTGGCCACCGGGCCTTCCGACCGTGCCGCCACCGAGGCCGCGATCTCGGCGCTCTACCAACTCGCGGACCGGCCGCCACCCGTCTTCACCTGGGTCGACTCGCCCCGCGCGGCCCTTCGGCTGGTGCCTCCTGGACCGGTCCGACATCCCGTGCGCGACCTGTCCCGCGATGTCGCCAACGACATCGCCGACCGGTGGAGCGCGTTGCGGTGGCGGTTGGACGGGGTGTTGCCGAGCCGTCAGTGGAGCGCTTGGTCGACCGAGAACGCTCTCGACGCGTTGCGCGCCGGGCATTCACCGGCCTACATCGCGGAAACCCACCTGCTGGCGCCGCTGCTGAGCCAGGTGCGCGACAGGGTCGTGAGGTTCGTGCGCGCCGAGCTGGGGGAGACGGTCGGGTTGTGCTGGTACGGCCAGCACGAGGTCGACTGGATCGCACGGTTCGAGGTGCACCGGCTGCTCGGCGGACTGTCGTTCACGGACGAGGACTCGGCCGAGTTGGAGCTGTGGGCGGTGCTCGCGCGTTCCTGCGGCTGGTGGTGGCCACGGGAAGGCCACTGCGTGGTGTCCGAACGGCCTGTCGTGACGCACTTCGAAGCGGGCGACGAACCGCGCCTGCACAACGAGAACGGGCCGGCGGTGGCCTACGGCGACGGGTTCGCGCTGCACTTCTGGCACGGCACCCGCGTGCCCGCGTGGGTGATCGACGACCCGACCCACGAGCGCATCGCGGCCGAGCGGAACGTCGAGGTGCGCCGCTGCGCCGTAGAACGCCTGGGGTGGCAGCGATTCCTCGACGGCGCGGACCTGGCACTCGTGGCCACCGCGCCCGACCCCGGCAACCACGGCCACGAGCTCCGGCTCTACGACCAGCCGGCCGGGTGGGGCGCGCGTCAACGCCTCCTCGTGACCGTCAACGGTTCCGTCGAACGTGACGGCACCCGCCGCAGGTACGGCCTGCGCGTCCCCGCGTGGTTCGACGACCCCGTGGACGCCGCCGCCTGGACCTACGGCCTCACGGGCACCCAGTACGCCCTCCTCGTCCGACGAACCTGA
- a CDS encoding DUF4383 domain-containing protein, which produces MSRSVNQLVGLGFGAVYVLVGLLGFVVSGDHAFAGSHGGHLVGVFAVNGLHNVVHLLVGAGLIGGAVLGHEVSKKVNTVVGAVYLLVGVLGLVIGGSQLNVLALNAADHGLHFASALLLIAVGVAADRSRGGAYATR; this is translated from the coding sequence ATGTCTCGCTCGGTCAACCAACTGGTCGGTCTCGGGTTCGGCGCGGTGTACGTCCTGGTCGGTCTGCTCGGGTTCGTCGTGTCCGGTGACCACGCGTTCGCCGGCTCCCACGGCGGTCACCTGGTCGGCGTCTTCGCCGTCAACGGCCTGCACAACGTCGTGCACCTGCTCGTCGGCGCGGGCTTGATCGGCGGCGCGGTCCTCGGGCACGAGGTGTCGAAGAAGGTGAACACCGTGGTCGGGGCGGTGTACCTGCTGGTAGGTGTCCTCGGCCTGGTCATCGGTGGTTCGCAGCTGAACGTCCTGGCGCTCAACGCCGCGGACCACGGCCTGCACTTCGCCAGCGCGCTGCTGCTGATCGCCGTCGGTGTGGCGGCGGACCGCAGCCGGGGCGGTGCCTACGCCACGAGGTGA